In Mercenaria mercenaria strain notata chromosome 13, MADL_Memer_1, whole genome shotgun sequence, a single window of DNA contains:
- the LOC123528959 gene encoding dual serine/threonine and tyrosine protein kinase-like isoform X2 — MTYGRNDRRCKMLSTLVSGIECFCNHSERLQTILEGTKRCFDDINTRGKNETGPLVSLEVLHEAVEEILSSADKLPGIVVLGQNEYCKSQMVNELFQRTIFPTFYPNDIERRYRTVRFKYGENLCINLELPDEYSLAENLEAYKSPWNTIPRKDLEISENEEPDSAVGTAVLEVSFNHQLLRCGCTLVVAASNVLFEEELKRCMENISPILIYAFHTESFTTKEIQDLELLKEITNFQPVCFVRVPDPETMPQTVEGDPLYCGVVHSPTLQTGKRSSQSCEHNNNTITENVLKNGESTKSNLCADTNVQSGNQQSSETKHALDNFTKCAKCDKDKINAFYLSTSSGEPESSLPTVSSPSDRMGKAFVTTVPPNNCHTIFTELCNVGYLTETPGVRKFSQKKVEDYFQVDSILVTDLHQFQQSFTTFSEQTMQRYLVNAVTVLNNTHKRCLDTFIICAFDMTREVLITPKKIQFARDKEKELFKSLMKITIEKGDEIKEMIECTIADRKAHLIQKAHDYDFVGVEFSETGEVLTHKGLKICTGQIQELVLGGLTQAVASKLVNSVDIMRDSYTGTLTRCLESLEKVERENPGNCTTEALKQLVQAMPWSHSPKIDNEWKTKVAADMLANLSAARLAKSISSQIKDRLKKPHEAFLSALEQLDTKHVGRLVKIEEERLKLQKVHAPRLAKVALESTSLKDLILYGMPQMGKEISRGQYGVVHSCDKWAGHSPCAIKSVVPLDDKHLNDLALEFFYTKNIPDHDRVVRLHGSIIDYTYGGGTTPAVLLIMDRLQRDLHTAIEQRLDWVSLLQVSIDVVEGIRFLHSLGLVHRDIKLKNVLLDTENRGKITDLGFCKPEAMISGSIVGTPLHMAPELFTGQYDSSVDVYAFGILFWHVCAGNVRKPQNFEQFANKDQLSAKLKKGLRPEYLPVFDDECWELMSKCWENKPLERPVLGDVQQRLIKIYERYRNKPGGPKTAKDS; from the exons ATGACTTATGGAAGAAATGACAGGAGGTGCAAAATGCTGTCAACACTAGTTTCAGGGATAGAGTGTTTCTGTAACCATTCTGAAAGACTGCAGACAATTCTTGAAGGAACAAAACGATGTTTTGATGATATCAATACAAGGGGCAAAAACGAAACTG gTCCACTTGTGTCGCTCGAGGTACTTCATGAAGCGGTAGAAGAAATCCTGTCATCTGCTGACAAACTTCCTGGCATTGTTGTTCTTGGACAAAATGAATATTGCAAGTCACAAATGGTGAATGAATTATTTCAAAGAACTATATTCCCAACATTTTATCCGAATGATATTGAAAGAAGATACCGAACAGTGAGATTTAAGTATGGAGAAAATCTCTGCATCAATCTTGAACTGCCTGATGAATATTCTCTTGCCGAGAACTTAGAAGCATACAAAAGTCCCTGGAATACAATTCCACGCAAAGATCTTGAGATCTCTGAGAATGAAGAGCCTGATTCAGCAGTAGGAACTGCAGTTTTGGAGGTTTCATTTAATCACCAGTTGTTGAGATGTGGGTGTACATTAGTGGTGGCTGCATCAAATGTGCTCTTTGAGGAGGAACTCAAGCGCTGCATGGAAAACATATCACCAATACTTATCTATGCATTTCATACAGAATCTTTCACCACCAAG GAGATTCAAGACTTAGAACTGCTGAAGGAGATTACCAATTTTCAGCCAGTTTGTTTTGTACGTGTCCCTGATCCAGAAACGATGCCACAGACTGTAGAAGGAGATCCATTATACTGTGGTGTTGTTCACAGTCCAACACTTCAGACAGGGAAGCGGTCTTCACAGAGTTGTGAACACAACAATAATACAATAACTGAGAATGTGCTAAAAAATGGCGAGAGCACCAAAAGTAATTTGTGTGCTGATACAAATGTTCAAAGTGGTAATCAACAAAGCAGTGAAACAAAACATGCGTTAGATAATTTCACGAAATGTGCAAAATGTgataaagacaaaataaatgcattttatttatccACATCTTCTGGTGAGCCAGAGTCCTCTTTACCTACAGTTTCATCCCCTAGTGACAGAATGGGTAAAGCTTTTGTCACGACAGTACCACCAAATAACTGTCACACAATATTCACCGAACTTTGTAATGTTGGATATCTTACAGAAACACCAGGTGTTAGAAAATTCAGTCAAAAAAAGGTGGAAGATTATTTTCAAGTTGATAGTATATTAGTTACAGACTTGCACCAGTTTCAACAGTCTTTCACAACATTTTCGGAACAAACAATGCAGCGTTACTTAGTAAATGCTGTGACTGTTTTAAACAATACTCATAAACGATGTCTCGATACATTCATAATCTGTGCCTTTGACATGACAAGAGAAGTCCTTATTACACCAAAGAAGATCCAGTTTGCCCGTGACAAAGAAAAAGAATTGTTTAAATCATTAATGAAAATCACAATTGAAAAAGGTGACGAGATTAAAGAAATGATTGAATGTACAATTGCAGACAGGAAAGCTCATCTTATTCAAAAAGCACACGATTATGACTTTGTTG GTGTTGAATTTAGTGAGACAGGAGAAGTCTTGACCCATAAAGGACTGAAAATCTGTACAGGGCAGATCCAAGAGCTTGTGCTAGGTGGACTGACCCAGGCAGTAGCCAGCAAACTTGTCAATTCTGTGGATATCATGAGAGATTCATACACAG ggaCGTTGACAAGATGTTTAGAAAGTTTAGAGAAGGTAGAAAGAGAAAATCCTGGTAACTGTACTACAGAGGCCCTGAAACAG CTAGTTCAAGCCATGCCATGGAGCCATAGTCCCAAGATTGATAATGAATGGAAGACAAAAGTTGCTGCCGATATGTTAGCTAATCTTAGTGCTGCAAG GTTAGCAAAGAGTATATCCTCGCAGATTAAAGATCGGCTGAAGAAACCTCATGAGGCATTCCTGTCAGCACTCGAGCAGCTTGACACGAAGCATGTTGGGAGACTGGTTAAGATTGAGGAGGAAAGACTAAAACTTCAGAAAGTGCATGCTCCACGCTTGGCAAAGGTAGCGCTTGAGAGTACGTCTCTGAAAGATCTCATCCTATATG GAATGCCTCAAATGGGTAAAGAAATTAGTCGAGGACAGTATGGTGTGGTTCACAGCTGTGATAAGTGGGCAGGTCACTCTCCCTGTGCAATAAAATCAGTTGTTCCCCTCGACGACAAACACTTGAATGATCTTGCTTTAGAATTCTTCTATACAAA GAATATACCAGACCATGACAGGGTGGTTAGGCTACATGGGTCAATCATAGATTACACATATGGAGGGGGAACAACTCCTGCAGTACTGCTGATCATGGATAGGCTACAGCGGGATCTCCACACAGCAATTGAACAACGTTTGGACTGGGTTAGTCT ATTACAAGTGTCCATTGATGTGGTTGAAGGAATTAGGTTTTTACACAGCCTGGGTCTTGTTCACAGGGATATCAAACTGAAAAATGTTCTa CTTGACACGGAAAACAGGGGTAAAATTACAGATCTGGGTTTCTGTAAGCCTGAAGCCATGATTAGTGGTAGTATTGTTG GCACACCACTTCACATGGCACCAGAATTATTCACTGGTCAGTACGACAGTAGTGTTGATGTGTATGCATTTGGCATATTGTTCTGGCATGTGTGTGCCGGTAATGTTAGAAAACCACAGAACTTTGAGCAATTTGCAAACAAGGACCAGCTTTCTGCTAAATTGAAAAAAG GTTTACGTCCAGAATATCTACCTGTGTTTGACGATGAATGCTGGGAGTTGATGTCCAAGTGCTGGGAGAACAAGCCATTGGAGCGTCCTGTTCTGGGAGATGTTCAGCAAAGgctaattaaaatttatgaacGATATCGCAACAAACCTGGTGGTCCAAAAACAGCCAAAGATTCTTGA
- the LOC123528959 gene encoding dual serine/threonine and tyrosine protein kinase-like isoform X1 gives MTYGRNDRRCKMLSTLVSGIECFCNHSERLQTILEGTKRCFDDINTRGKNETGPLVSLEVLHEAVEEILSSADKLPGIVVLGQNEYCKSQMVNELFQRTIFPTFYPNDIERRYRTVRFKYGENLCINLELPDEYSLAENLEAYKSPWNTIPRKDLEISENEEPDSAVGTAVLEVSFNHQLLRCGCTLVVAASNVLFEEELKRCMENISPILIYAFHTESFTTKEIQDLELLKEITNFQPVCFVRVPDPETMPQTVEGDPLYCGVVHSPTLQTGKRSSQSCEHNNNTITENVLKNGESTKSNLCADTNVQSGNQQSSETKHALDNFTKCAKCDKDKINAFYLSTSSGEPESSLPTVSSPSDRMGKAFVTTVPPNNCHTIFTELCNVGYLTETPGVRKFSQKKVEDYFQVDSILVTDLHQFQQSFTTFSEQTMQRYLVNAVTVLNNTHKRCLDTFIICAFDMTREVLITPKKIQFARDKEKELFKSLMKITIEKGDEIKEMIECTIADRKAHLIQKAHDYDFVGVEFSETGEVLTHKGLKICTGQIQELVLGGLTQAVASKLVNSVDIMRDSYTGTLTRCLESLEKVERENPGNCTTEALKQILNAAYQVEITVRSSSSIINILLQGMKQLVQAMPWSHSPKIDNEWKTKVAADMLANLSAARLAKSISSQIKDRLKKPHEAFLSALEQLDTKHVGRLVKIEEERLKLQKVHAPRLAKVALESTSLKDLILYGMPQMGKEISRGQYGVVHSCDKWAGHSPCAIKSVVPLDDKHLNDLALEFFYTKNIPDHDRVVRLHGSIIDYTYGGGTTPAVLLIMDRLQRDLHTAIEQRLDWVSLLQVSIDVVEGIRFLHSLGLVHRDIKLKNVLLDTENRGKITDLGFCKPEAMISGSIVGTPLHMAPELFTGQYDSSVDVYAFGILFWHVCAGNVRKPQNFEQFANKDQLSAKLKKGLRPEYLPVFDDECWELMSKCWENKPLERPVLGDVQQRLIKIYERYRNKPGGPKTAKDS, from the exons ATGACTTATGGAAGAAATGACAGGAGGTGCAAAATGCTGTCAACACTAGTTTCAGGGATAGAGTGTTTCTGTAACCATTCTGAAAGACTGCAGACAATTCTTGAAGGAACAAAACGATGTTTTGATGATATCAATACAAGGGGCAAAAACGAAACTG gTCCACTTGTGTCGCTCGAGGTACTTCATGAAGCGGTAGAAGAAATCCTGTCATCTGCTGACAAACTTCCTGGCATTGTTGTTCTTGGACAAAATGAATATTGCAAGTCACAAATGGTGAATGAATTATTTCAAAGAACTATATTCCCAACATTTTATCCGAATGATATTGAAAGAAGATACCGAACAGTGAGATTTAAGTATGGAGAAAATCTCTGCATCAATCTTGAACTGCCTGATGAATATTCTCTTGCCGAGAACTTAGAAGCATACAAAAGTCCCTGGAATACAATTCCACGCAAAGATCTTGAGATCTCTGAGAATGAAGAGCCTGATTCAGCAGTAGGAACTGCAGTTTTGGAGGTTTCATTTAATCACCAGTTGTTGAGATGTGGGTGTACATTAGTGGTGGCTGCATCAAATGTGCTCTTTGAGGAGGAACTCAAGCGCTGCATGGAAAACATATCACCAATACTTATCTATGCATTTCATACAGAATCTTTCACCACCAAG GAGATTCAAGACTTAGAACTGCTGAAGGAGATTACCAATTTTCAGCCAGTTTGTTTTGTACGTGTCCCTGATCCAGAAACGATGCCACAGACTGTAGAAGGAGATCCATTATACTGTGGTGTTGTTCACAGTCCAACACTTCAGACAGGGAAGCGGTCTTCACAGAGTTGTGAACACAACAATAATACAATAACTGAGAATGTGCTAAAAAATGGCGAGAGCACCAAAAGTAATTTGTGTGCTGATACAAATGTTCAAAGTGGTAATCAACAAAGCAGTGAAACAAAACATGCGTTAGATAATTTCACGAAATGTGCAAAATGTgataaagacaaaataaatgcattttatttatccACATCTTCTGGTGAGCCAGAGTCCTCTTTACCTACAGTTTCATCCCCTAGTGACAGAATGGGTAAAGCTTTTGTCACGACAGTACCACCAAATAACTGTCACACAATATTCACCGAACTTTGTAATGTTGGATATCTTACAGAAACACCAGGTGTTAGAAAATTCAGTCAAAAAAAGGTGGAAGATTATTTTCAAGTTGATAGTATATTAGTTACAGACTTGCACCAGTTTCAACAGTCTTTCACAACATTTTCGGAACAAACAATGCAGCGTTACTTAGTAAATGCTGTGACTGTTTTAAACAATACTCATAAACGATGTCTCGATACATTCATAATCTGTGCCTTTGACATGACAAGAGAAGTCCTTATTACACCAAAGAAGATCCAGTTTGCCCGTGACAAAGAAAAAGAATTGTTTAAATCATTAATGAAAATCACAATTGAAAAAGGTGACGAGATTAAAGAAATGATTGAATGTACAATTGCAGACAGGAAAGCTCATCTTATTCAAAAAGCACACGATTATGACTTTGTTG GTGTTGAATTTAGTGAGACAGGAGAAGTCTTGACCCATAAAGGACTGAAAATCTGTACAGGGCAGATCCAAGAGCTTGTGCTAGGTGGACTGACCCAGGCAGTAGCCAGCAAACTTGTCAATTCTGTGGATATCATGAGAGATTCATACACAG ggaCGTTGACAAGATGTTTAGAAAGTTTAGAGAAGGTAGAAAGAGAAAATCCTGGTAACTGTACTACAGAGGCCCTGAAACAG ATTCTGAATGCAGCATACCAAGTTGAGATTACGGTTCGATCAAGTTCTAGTATTATAAACATTCTTCTGCAAGGAATGAAACAG CTAGTTCAAGCCATGCCATGGAGCCATAGTCCCAAGATTGATAATGAATGGAAGACAAAAGTTGCTGCCGATATGTTAGCTAATCTTAGTGCTGCAAG GTTAGCAAAGAGTATATCCTCGCAGATTAAAGATCGGCTGAAGAAACCTCATGAGGCATTCCTGTCAGCACTCGAGCAGCTTGACACGAAGCATGTTGGGAGACTGGTTAAGATTGAGGAGGAAAGACTAAAACTTCAGAAAGTGCATGCTCCACGCTTGGCAAAGGTAGCGCTTGAGAGTACGTCTCTGAAAGATCTCATCCTATATG GAATGCCTCAAATGGGTAAAGAAATTAGTCGAGGACAGTATGGTGTGGTTCACAGCTGTGATAAGTGGGCAGGTCACTCTCCCTGTGCAATAAAATCAGTTGTTCCCCTCGACGACAAACACTTGAATGATCTTGCTTTAGAATTCTTCTATACAAA GAATATACCAGACCATGACAGGGTGGTTAGGCTACATGGGTCAATCATAGATTACACATATGGAGGGGGAACAACTCCTGCAGTACTGCTGATCATGGATAGGCTACAGCGGGATCTCCACACAGCAATTGAACAACGTTTGGACTGGGTTAGTCT ATTACAAGTGTCCATTGATGTGGTTGAAGGAATTAGGTTTTTACACAGCCTGGGTCTTGTTCACAGGGATATCAAACTGAAAAATGTTCTa CTTGACACGGAAAACAGGGGTAAAATTACAGATCTGGGTTTCTGTAAGCCTGAAGCCATGATTAGTGGTAGTATTGTTG GCACACCACTTCACATGGCACCAGAATTATTCACTGGTCAGTACGACAGTAGTGTTGATGTGTATGCATTTGGCATATTGTTCTGGCATGTGTGTGCCGGTAATGTTAGAAAACCACAGAACTTTGAGCAATTTGCAAACAAGGACCAGCTTTCTGCTAAATTGAAAAAAG GTTTACGTCCAGAATATCTACCTGTGTTTGACGATGAATGCTGGGAGTTGATGTCCAAGTGCTGGGAGAACAAGCCATTGGAGCGTCCTGTTCTGGGAGATGTTCAGCAAAGgctaattaaaatttatgaacGATATCGCAACAAACCTGGTGGTCCAAAAACAGCCAAAGATTCTTGA